The Arcobacter lacus genome segment TGAGCATTTTTAAATTTTAAGATTTCATTTTATTTTTTAGTTATTTTGGAACTCTGCGAACGCTTTTACCTATAAATAGGATTACATCTTTTGCTAACTTTTCTTTACTAAAAAGAAAAGTGCTATTTATTAATACACATCATCATGAGTTCCTATATCAATAGGGATAATCTCATTATCTTTTATTATAAAATCAATAATAACTCTATATTCCATATTTATAGAAATAAAGTGAAAATCAGCAAATTTCCTTTTTTACTTGTCATGATCGACTTTTTGATAAGTGAAAATTAATTTTTATTTTGATACCTTATATCAAAATCAACTAATGAAGAGTGAAATGTTAGAATACTATAAAGAGATACTAAATTATGTTTCTAAGCTCGTCGGAGATAAAGAATCAGCCAAAGATATTGCTCAAGAAACTTTTGCAAGAATTATCGAATTAGATTCAGATAAAGAAATAAATCGTTCTTTTATCTATAAAACAGCAAAAAATATTGTAATTGATCAATCAAGAAAAAATAAATTAATTTTTCAATTAGAATTTGTAGAAGATATATTTTCTATTCCACAAGATGAAGAACCTGAAAATATAGTTATAGAAACAAATTCTTATGATAATCTTATGAAGATAGTAGATACTTTACCAAAAAGAAGCAAAGAAGCTTTTATTTTTCATGCCATTGATGGATATAGTAGAAAAGAGATAGCTCAAATTATGGGAATAAGTCAAAATGCAGTAGAAAAACATATAAATCGAGCTATTAAAAAATTACAAGAAAAATTAACAGATAAAGTAGGAAAATTTGGAAGATAAAATCAAAGATAAAGCTATACATTGGGTTGCCTGTAAAAAAGAGGGTTTAACTTCAGAACAACAAAAACAATTTGAAATATGGCTAAAAGAAGATGAAAAACATCAAAAAGCTTTTGAAGAAGCAAATTTGGTTTATAGTATTTTTCAAAATATTCCTAAAAATCACACTCAAACATTAAGTAAAAATGCTTTAAAAGAAGCAAAAAAAATTAAATTTGTAGAAAAAACTCTTA includes the following:
- a CDS encoding RNA polymerase sigma factor, translating into MLEYYKEILNYVSKLVGDKESAKDIAQETFARIIELDSDKEINRSFIYKTAKNIVIDQSRKNKLIFQLEFVEDIFSIPQDEEPENIVIETNSYDNLMKIVDTLPKRSKEAFIFHAIDGYSRKEIAQIMGISQNAVEKHINRAIKKLQEKLTDKVGKFGR